A genomic window from Pyricularia oryzae 70-15 chromosome 7, whole genome shotgun sequence includes:
- a CDS encoding 2-nitropropane dioxygenase: MADNLLHKWFPTTQLPLIISAPMFTVANGAMAAAVTQAGGLGMVPAGMDPSANSPHLAALDEQLSIASRLLHHDATDTDTPLPIGVGFLTLLATADAYRANALPILRRHRPAFVWLFGSDPAAYGELVTLFRDAGAAWGMRVFAQVGSVAAARAVVRCGVDVVVAQGCDAGGHQWADAAGVVTLVPEIVDALRGKEGVAVVAGGGIVDGRGVAAALALGAQGVTMGTRFVACDEADSNKFVRKAILNASDGGASTTRSCMNDAIMGYPTWSELYAGRVIRHAGLQDLANGVPLQEVHESFKKAVAEDDETRMVTFAGTGVGLVHESQPAGEIVREVRSEALAVIDKLKAQLTVP; the protein is encoded by the exons ATGGCCGACAACCTCCTCCACAAGTGGTTCCCCACCACCCAACTGCCCCTGATCATCAGCGCTCCCATGTTCACCGTGGCGAACGgggcgatggcggcggcggtaacCCAAGCCGGAGGCCTCG GCATGGTCCCAGCGGGGATGGACCCGAGCGCCAACTCGCCCCACCTCGCCGCCCTGGACGAGCAGCTCTCCATCGCCAGCCGCCTCCTGCACCACGACGCCACCGACACCGACACCCCTCTCCCGATCGGCGTCGGCTTCCTCACGCTGCTCGCCACCGCCGACGCCTACCGCGCCAACGCGCTGCCCATCctgcgccgccaccgcccggCCTTTGTGTGGCTGTTCGGCTCCGACCCCGCCGCCTACGGCGAGCTGGTCACGCTGTTCCgcgacgccggcgccgcctGGGGCATGCGCGTGTTTGCGCAGGTCGGGTCCGTCGCGGCGGCCCGGGCCGTCGTCCGCTgcggcgtcgacgtcgtGGTCGCCCAGGGCTGCGACGCCGGCGGCCACCAGTGGGCtgacgccgccggcgtcgtcaccctcgtgCCGGAGATTGTGGACGCGCTGCGCGGGAAGGAGGGCGTCGCCGTCGtggcgggcggcggcatcgTGGACGGAAGGGGGGtcgcggcggcgctggcgctGGGGGCGCAGGGGGTTACGATGGGGACGCGG TTTGTTGCCTGCGACGAGGCAGACTCCAACAAATTCGTGCGGAAAGCCATCCTCAACGCCAGCGATGGCGGCGCGTCAACGACAAG GTCTTGCATGAACGACGCCATAATGGGCTATCCGACCTGGTCGGAATTGTACGCCGGCAGGGTCATCAGACACGCGGGTCTCCAAGACCTGGCGAACGGCGTCCCCCTGCAAGAGGTCCACGAGTCCTTCAAAAAGGCAGTGGCGGAAGACGACGAGACGAGAATGGTCACATTTGC TGGTACCGGAGTCGGTTTGGTTCACGAGTCGCAGCCCGCCGGCGAGATTGTCAGAGAAGTCCGATCAGAAGCTCTGGCTGTTATTGACAAGCTTAAAGCGCAGCTCACAGTGCCGTGA